The following are from one region of the Vicugna pacos chromosome 9, VicPac4, whole genome shotgun sequence genome:
- the CDH5 gene encoding cadherin-5: protein MQVPGMLLTAVGACLGLLVAAAAASNPAQPDTPSSLPVHRRQKRDWIWNQMHIDEEKNDVLPHYVGKIKSSVNRRNTKYQLKGESAGKVFRVNENSGDVYAFERLDREKISEYHLIALVVDKDTGKNLESPSSFTIKVHDVNDNWPVFTHRVYNASVPEMSKMGTPVIQVTAVDADDPTVADHTSVVYQLRKGGEHFAIDSSGLIVTKSSDLDREMQVKYEVEVAAQDAKGLYGDSGTATVIITLQDINDNLPIFTQSKYSFAVPEDIRVGSPLGSLFVEDPDEPQNRQTKYSIVQGEYKDTFTIETDPTHNEGIIKPMKPLDYENIRQYSFTIEATDPTINLHHLSSTSKNTARIIINVTDVDEPPVFEQRFYHFQLLENQKKPLIGPVRAVDPDAARRSIRYSIRRTSDKGQFFGVTKQGNIYNEKELDREVYPWYNLTVEAKELDSRGNPTGKESIVQVHIEVLDENDNAPEFARPYKPKVCENAAQGKLVVRISAIDKDITPQNVKFKFYLGTEDSNFTLTDNHDNTANITVKYGYFDRERAKVHHLPVLISDNGRPSLTGTSMLDVTICKCNERGEFTLCEEVAVQVGVSIQVLVAIFLCILTITVIALLIFLRQRLRKQARAHGKSVTEIHEQLVTYDEEGGGEMDTTSYDVSVLNSVRHGGAKPPRPALEARASLYPHVQKPPRHAPGVHAPGEMAAMIEVKKDEADHDGGGPPYDTLHIYGYEGAESIAESLSSLGTDSSDSDIDYDFLNDWGPRFKMLAELYGSDPQEELVY from the exons ATGCAGGTGCCTGGGATGCTGCTCACTGCAGTGGGCGCCTGCCTGGGCCTGCTGGTGGCCGCCGCAGCGGCCAGTAACCCTGCCCAACCAGACACCCCCAGCTCACTGCCCGTGCACCGGCGCCAGAAGAGAGACTGGATCTGGAATCAGATGCACATTGATGAAGAGAAAAATGATGTGCTGCCCCATTACGTGGGCAAG ATTAAATCAAGTGTGAACCGCAGGAACACAAAGTACCAGCTCAAAGGAGAGTCCGCCGGCAAGGTCTTCCGGGTCAATGAGAACAGTGGGGACGTGTATGCCTTTGAGAGGCTGGACAGAGAGAAGATCTCTGAGTACCACCTCATTGCCCTGGTGGTGGACAAGGACACCGGGAAGAACCTGGAGTCTCCTTCCAGCTTCACCATCAAAGTTCACGATGTGAATGACAACTGGCCTGTGTTCACACACCGGGTGTACAACGCCTCCGTGCCCGAGATGTCAAAGATGG GGACCCCAGTCATCCAGGTAACAGCAGTGGATGCAGATGACCCCACGGTGGCAGACCACACCTCTGTCGTGTACCAACTCCGGAAGGGAGGAGAGCATTTCGCCATCGATAGTTCTG GACTCATTGTCACGAAAAGCAGTGACTTGGACCGGGAGATGCAGGTCAAGTACGAGGTCGAGGTGGCAGCACAAGATGCCAAGGGCCTCTATGGAGACTCGGGCACAGCCACAGTGATTATCACACTGCAGGACATCAACGACAACCTCCCCATCTTCACCCAGT CCAAGTACTCATTTGCTGTGCCTGAAGACATCCGTGTGGGCAGccccctgggctctctgtttgTTGAGGACCCAGATGAGCCTCAGAACCGGCAGACCAAGTACAGCATCGTGCAGGGCGAGTACAAGGACACCTTCACCATCGAGACGGACCCCACTCACAACGAGGGCATCATCAAGCCCATGAAG CCCCTGGACTACGAAAACATCCGGCAATACAGCTTCACCATCGAGGCCACGGACCCCACCATCAACCTCCACCACCTGAGCAGCACCTCCAAAAACACGGCCCGCATCATCATCAACGTCACAGATGTGGACGAGCCCCCCGTCTTCGAGCAGCGCTTCTACCACTTCCAGCTGCTGGAGAACCAGAAGAAACCTCTAATCGGCCCAGTGCGGGCTGTGGACCCCGACGCGGCTCGGCGGAGCATcag ATACTCCATCCGCAGGACCAGTGACAAGGGTCAGTTCTTCGGAGTAACCAAGCAGGGGAATATTTACAATGAGAAAGAACTGGACAGAGAAGTCTACCCTTGGTACAACCTGACAGTGGAGGCCAAAGAGCTGGATTCTAGAG GAAACCCCACGGGCAAAGAATCCATTGTGCAGGTCCATATCGAAGTTTTGGATGAGAATGACAACGCCCCGGAGTTTGCCCGGCCCTACAAGCCCAAAGTGTGTGAAAACGCTGCCCAGGGCAAG CTGGTCGTGAGAATCTCGGCAATAGACAAGGATATAACGCCACAAAATGTGAAATTCAAGTTCTACCTGGGCACTGAGGACAGCAACTTCACCCTCACGGATAATCACG ATAACACGGCCAATATCACAGTCAAGTATGGGTATTTTGACCGGGAACGTGCCAAGGTCCACCATCTGCCTGTGCTCATCTCGGACAACGGGAGGCCGAGCCTCACCGGCACCAGCATGCTGGACGTGACCATTTGCAAGTGCAACGAGCGCGGCGAGTTCACTCTGTGTGAGGAGGTGGCTGTCCAGGTGGGCGTCAGCATCCAGGTGCTGGTAGCTATCttcctctgcatcctcaccatcACAG TGATCGCCCTTCTCATCTTCCTGCGGCAGCGGCTCCGGAAGCAGGCCCGCGCCCACGGCAAGAGCGTGACGGAGATCCACGAGCAACTCGTCACCTACGACGAGGAGGGTGGCGGCGAGATGGACACTACCAGCTACGATGTGTCGGTGCTCAACTCGGTGCGTCACGGCGGGGCCAAGCCCCCACGGCCGGCGCTGGAGGCCCGCGCGTCCCTCTACCCACACGTGCAGAAGCCGCCGCGCCACGCGCCCGGGGTGCACGCGCCCGGGGAGATGGCTGCGATGATCGAGGTGAAGAAGGACGAGGCGGACCACGACGGCGGCGGCCCACCCTACGACACTCTACACATCTATGGCTACGAGGGTGCCGAGTCCATTGCTGAGTCCCTC